From Enterococcus mundtii, the proteins below share one genomic window:
- a CDS encoding DUF4176 domain-containing protein — translation MREEMITPFLPLGSILRLVGTEDDQLLYFVVARAITKNEEEKVISRYRVAPHPFGDVPSQEVFSIHADQITEVLFEGFQNQADEEFLDDLLRQLKDAPTRPLLVQEEQPVPIVETIKINEEERLKEDPFYQFR, via the coding sequence ATGAGAGAAGAAATGATCACACCGTTTTTGCCACTAGGTAGTATCTTAAGACTAGTTGGGACAGAGGATGACCAACTGCTCTATTTTGTCGTTGCTCGTGCCATCACTAAAAATGAAGAAGAAAAAGTGATATCGAGATATCGAGTAGCCCCCCATCCGTTTGGCGATGTGCCAAGCCAAGAAGTCTTTTCTATCCATGCGGATCAAATCACAGAAGTGTTATTCGAAGGCTTCCAAAACCAAGCTGATGAAGAATTTTTAGACGATTTATTGAGACAACTTAAGGATGCGCCAACTAGACCACTACTCGTGCAAGAGGAGCAACCTGTACCGATTGTAGAAACCATAAAAATTAATGAAGAAGAGAGATTAAAAGAAGACCCATTCTATCAATTCAGATAA